Below is a genomic region from Lonsdalea populi.
CTCCCTGCTTGATGCTTTGCAGCAGGACGGAAAGGTGACCTGGATTGCCCGTGAGTTCAGCCCTGAACTACTGGACCCGGTGTTCCTGGTCATTGCGGCCACCGACGATGCTAAGCTCAATGAAACAGTCTCAAAGGCCGCGGATCGTCGGCAAAAACTGGTCAACGTGGTCGACGATCAGCCAAAATGCTCCTTTATTTTTCCGTCGTTAATTGACCGGTCTCCGCTGATGGTGGCTATCTCGTCCAGCGGCGCGGCGCCGGTATTGGCGCGCCTGCTGCGAGAGAAGCTGGAGGCGCTGCTGCCCTCCCGTTTAGGGCAGATGGCTGAGCTGGCGGGCAACTGGCGTAGCCGAGTCAAACAGCAACTGCCGACGATAACCGGCCGACGCCGGTTCTGGGAACGCCTGTTTGACAGTCGCTTTGCCTCACTGGTGACGTCGGGAAAACTGACTGAAGCCGAGGACGCGCTGGAAAAACAGCTGATGGAGCCGCAGAACCTGCAAGGCGAGGTATCTCTGGTGGGCGCGGGGCCGGGCGACGCTGGCCTTCTGACGCTACGCGGACTGCAGGTGATCCAGCAGGCGGACGTGGTGTTGTACGACTCTCTGGTGAGTGCGGACGTGCTGGAGCTGGTTCGACGCGACGCCGAGATGATTTGCGTCGGTAAACGCGCCAGCGCGCATCTGATGCCGCAGGACGAGATCAATCAGCGGCTGGCGACGTTGGCGCAACAGGGCAAACGGGTCGTTCGCCTGAAGGGTGGCGATCCCTTTATTTTCGGTCGCGGCGGCGAGGAGTTGCAGCATGTGGCTAAGGCGGGCATCCCCTTCCAGGTGGTACCGGGCGTGACGGCCGCGGCGGGCGTCACCGCCTATGCGGGGATCCCGTTGACCCATCGGGACTATGCGCAAAGTGTGGCCTTTATTACCGGACATCACCGCGTGGACGGCAAAGCGCCGGACTGGTCTACGCTGGCCCGTGAGCGGCAGACGTTGGTGATTTACATGGGTACGATGAAAGCGGCGGACATTAGCCGTCAACTGATAGAAAACGGGCGATCCGCAGAAACGCCGGTCGCCGTTATCAGCCGCGGTACCTGCCGGGACCAGCAGGTGCTGACCGGCACATTACAACAGTTGGAACCGTTGTCTCAGTTGGCGGCTACACCGGCATTACTGGTGATTGGCGAGGTGGTGAATTTGCACGAGCAAATCGCCTGGTTTGGAGATCATTCGCGGGTGTCGGCCTCAGAACGTCGGCCAACAGTGGTGAATTTGGCTTAAGGTACGATTTTATGGACGAGAAAAGACTGACGCATCTGCAACAGCTTGAGGCAGAAAGTATTCATATCATTCGCGAAGTCGCGGCGGAGTTCAGTAATCCGGTGATGATGTACTCCATCGGCAAAGACTCCTCGGTGATGCTGCATCTGGCGCGCAAAGCTTTCCATCCCGGCTCGCTGCCGTTCCCGCTGTTGCATGTTGATACCGGCTGGAAGTTTCGCGAAATGTACGAGTTTCGCGACCGCACGGCCAAGGCTTACGGCTGCGAACTGCTGGTACACCGCAACCCGGAAGGGGTCGCGATGGGGATCAACCCGTTCGTGCACGGCAGCGCGAAGCATACCGACATCATGAAGACCGAAGGGCTGAAACAGGCGCTGAACAAGTATGGCTTTGATGCGGCCTTCGGCGGCGCACGCCGCGACGAAGAAAAATCGCGCGCCAAAGAACGTATCTACTCGTTCCGTGACCGCTTCCATCGCTGGGATCCGAAAAACCAGCGACCCGAGCTATGGCGCAATTACAACGGTCAGATCAACAAGGGCGAAAGCATCCGCGTTTTCCCCTTGTCCAACTGGACGGAGCTGGATATCTGGCAGTACATCTTCCTCGAAAAAATCGACATCGTCCCGCTGTATCTGGCTGCAGAGCGCCCGGTGGTTGAACGCGACGGTATGTTGATGATGGTTGATGACGACCGCTTCGAACCGCAGCCGGGGGAAACCATCATCCAGCGTATGGTGCGTTTCCGCACGCTGGGATGCTGGCCGTTGACGGGCGCGGTGGAGTCGCAGGCGCAAACTCTGCCGGAGATCATCGAAGAAATGTTGGTCTCCACCACGAGCGAGCGTCAGGGACGGATGATCGACCGCGATCAGGCCGGGTCGATGGAGCTGAAAAAACGTCAGGGATATTTCTGAGGAGTTGCTGCATGAATCATGATATTGCCAAACAGATCGCCGAGCAGGGCGGCGTCGAGGCCTATCTGCTCGCACAACAGGATAAAAGCCTGCTGCGCTTCCTGACCTGCGGCAGCGTTGACGACGGTAAAAGCACCCTGATCGGCCGTCTGCTGCATGATACCCGCCAGATCTACGAAGATCAGCTATCCACGCTGCACAATGACAGCAAACGGCTGGGAACACAGGGTGAAAAGCTGGATTTGGCTTTGCTGGTCGACGGCCTGCAGGCTGAGCGCGAGCAGGGGATCACCATTGACGTCGCCTACCGCTATTTCTCTACCGAGAAGCGTAAATTCATCATTGCCGACACCCCGGGGCATGAGCAATACACGCGTAACATGGCGACTGGCGCATCCACCTGTGAACTGGCGATTCTGCTGATCGATGCCCGAAAAGGCGTGTTGGATCAGACTCGCCGTCATAGCTTCATCGCGACACTGCTGGGCATCCGTCATCTGGTGGTGGCGGTCAACAAAATGGATCTGGTCGACTATCAGCAGTCGGTCTTCGAACAGTTCAAACAGGACTACCTGGACTTCGCACAGCAGCTGCCGGCGGATCTTAATGTGACCTTCGTTCCGCTCTCCGCGCTGGAAGGGGATAATGTGGCGATGGCCAGCACTCAGATGAGCTGGTATAGCGGCCCCACGCTGCTGGACGTGCTGGAGACGGTGGATGTCGCGCCGCACAGCCTGTCGCAGCCTCTGCGTTTCCCGGTGCAGTACGTCAACCGGCCCAACCTGGATTTCCGTGGCTATGCGGGGACGGTGGCGTCCGGCGTGGTCCACGTCGGCCAGCGCGTTAAGGTACTGCCTTCCGGCGTTGAATCGGCCATTGCCCGCATCGTGACGTTTGACGGCGATCTGCCGCAGGCGCGGGTCGGCGAAGCGGTGACGCTGGTGCTGGAAAAGGAAATCGATATCAGCCGTGGCGATCTGATCGTGGATCATGCGGAAACGCTGGAAGCGGTGCAGAGCGCGTTGGTGGATGTAGTGTGGATGGCGGAACAGCCGCTGATCGCCGGGCAAAGCTACGACATCAAAATAGCGGGCAAAAAGACGCGGGCGCGAGTCGAAAACATTCAGTATCAGGTTGAAATCAATACGCTGACCCAGCGGGTGATCGAGTCGTTGCCGTTGAACGGCATCGGGCTGGTGGCGCTGACTTTCGACGAACCTCTGGTACTGGATCGCTATGCGCAAAACCACGTCACCGGCGGGATGATCTTTATCGACCGCCTGAGCAATGTCACGGTGGGAGCGGGTCTGGTACGTGAAGGCATCGAACAGACCTATGAAAAGCCTGGCGCCTATAGCGCGTTTGAGCTGGAGCTGAACGCGCTGGTGCGTCGCTATTTCCCGCATTGGGGTGCGCGCGATCTGCTGGGAGGGAAATAAGGTGTCTGAATCGCACTCCCTACCGCCTGCGAATGAAAACGTGGTATGGCATCCTCACGCGGTGACGCGTGCGGATCGTGAGCGTCGCCACGGCCACCGCGGCGCGGTCATCTGGTTTACCGGGCTGTCCGGCTCGGGGAAATCAACATTGGCGGGGGCGCTGGAACAGGCGCTCTACGCCGCTGGCGTCAGCACCTATTTGCTGGACGGCGACAACGTCCGGCATGCTTTGTGTCGCGATTTAGGGTTCACGGACGACGATCGGCGCGAGAATATCCGCCGGGTAGGGGAGGTCGCCAGGCTGATGGTGGACGCCGGTCTGGTGGTGCTCACCGCCTTTATTTCGCCGCATCGCGCCGAGCGGCAGATGGTGCGCGATTTGCTGGGTGATGCGGCGTTTATCGAAGTGTTCGTCGATACGCCGCTGGCGGCGTGCGAGGCGCGCGATCCCAAAGGCCTGTATAAAAAAGCCCGCGCCGGCGAGCTGACGAATTTCACCGGCATTGACGCGATATACGAAGCGCCCGAGCACCCGGAAGCGCATCTCGACGGCGAACAATTGGTAACAGATTCGATCGCTCAACTGTTAGCGATGCTGCGCCGTCTGGCTATCATAGACGCTTAACCTTCCAGTTGAGCGTTGCCAAACGCGTTGTGCCGGGAACACGAGTCGTATGGGAAAAACAGTACAACGTGTCACGCTACTGCCGCATCGTCAGATCCATCCTCCTTCACAGGAAACGCTGGTGTCTTACCCCAGCCTTGGGGCAATAGCCGGTTTCTGTTTCTACTGGCTGGCGTTTGCGCTCTCCTTCTGGCTATACGGCCTCAATGCCACACGGCTACTCATGCTTTATACCTGGCCGCTATTTCTGGCGTTGTTGCTCCTGTGCGTACTGGTGGGCATGTTGTTTGGCCTGCTGTGGCAGCGTCGGGTTGTGCGAATGCTGCTGTGCTGCGGGGGGGCCGTTCTGTTTAGCTTCTGGCTGGTTTTTTCGGTAATTTCAGGCTGGTAGGCTATGATTCATAGCCGGACGGCCTCTGCGCCGTGCTTCTGCCACAGGAACTTTTCTCCCTTCTGACGCGTATGTCCGGTGTTGTGAAGCGCCTGTGCCGGATTGTATTCAGCAATTGCGTCCGCGCAGTGGAGTCCTGATAAAAGTTATGGGATGATGAGTCGGCTTTTCAGGGGGCGGGATGGGAAAACTTACGCTGTTATTATTGGTACTTCTGGGCTGGCTGCAATATTCGCTCTGGCTGGGAAAAAACGGTATTCACGACTTGGTGCGGGTGAAGGACGGCGTTGCC
It encodes:
- the cysC gene encoding adenylyl-sulfate kinase encodes the protein MSESHSLPPANENVVWHPHAVTRADRERRHGHRGAVIWFTGLSGSGKSTLAGALEQALYAAGVSTYLLDGDNVRHALCRDLGFTDDDRRENIRRVGEVARLMVDAGLVVLTAFISPHRAERQMVRDLLGDAAFIEVFVDTPLAACEARDPKGLYKKARAGELTNFTGIDAIYEAPEHPEAHLDGEQLVTDSIAQLLAMLRRLAIIDA
- a CDS encoding DUF3561 family protein; translated protein: MGKTVQRVTLLPHRQIHPPSQETLVSYPSLGAIAGFCFYWLAFALSFWLYGLNATRLLMLYTWPLFLALLLLCVLVGMLFGLLWQRRVVRMLLCCGGAVLFSFWLVFSVISGW
- the cysN gene encoding sulfate adenylyltransferase subunit CysN, which codes for MNHDIAKQIAEQGGVEAYLLAQQDKSLLRFLTCGSVDDGKSTLIGRLLHDTRQIYEDQLSTLHNDSKRLGTQGEKLDLALLVDGLQAEREQGITIDVAYRYFSTEKRKFIIADTPGHEQYTRNMATGASTCELAILLIDARKGVLDQTRRHSFIATLLGIRHLVVAVNKMDLVDYQQSVFEQFKQDYLDFAQQLPADLNVTFVPLSALEGDNVAMASTQMSWYSGPTLLDVLETVDVAPHSLSQPLRFPVQYVNRPNLDFRGYAGTVASGVVHVGQRVKVLPSGVESAIARIVTFDGDLPQARVGEAVTLVLEKEIDISRGDLIVDHAETLEAVQSALVDVVWMAEQPLIAGQSYDIKIAGKKTRARVENIQYQVEINTLTQRVIESLPLNGIGLVALTFDEPLVLDRYAQNHVTGGMIFIDRLSNVTVGAGLVREGIEQTYEKPGAYSAFELELNALVRRYFPHWGARDLLGGK
- the cysD gene encoding sulfate adenylyltransferase subunit CysD; protein product: MDEKRLTHLQQLEAESIHIIREVAAEFSNPVMMYSIGKDSSVMLHLARKAFHPGSLPFPLLHVDTGWKFREMYEFRDRTAKAYGCELLVHRNPEGVAMGINPFVHGSAKHTDIMKTEGLKQALNKYGFDAAFGGARRDEEKSRAKERIYSFRDRFHRWDPKNQRPELWRNYNGQINKGESIRVFPLSNWTELDIWQYIFLEKIDIVPLYLAAERPVVERDGMLMMVDDDRFEPQPGETIIQRMVRFRTLGCWPLTGAVESQAQTLPEIIEEMLVSTTSERQGRMIDRDQAGSMELKKRQGYF
- the cysG gene encoding siroheme synthase CysG — its product is MNYLPVFADLRQRPVLVVGGGEVAMRKITLLLRAGAEVRVAARELCSLLDALQQDGKVTWIAREFSPELLDPVFLVIAATDDAKLNETVSKAADRRQKLVNVVDDQPKCSFIFPSLIDRSPLMVAISSSGAAPVLARLLREKLEALLPSRLGQMAELAGNWRSRVKQQLPTITGRRRFWERLFDSRFASLVTSGKLTEAEDALEKQLMEPQNLQGEVSLVGAGPGDAGLLTLRGLQVIQQADVVLYDSLVSADVLELVRRDAEMICVGKRASAHLMPQDEINQRLATLAQQGKRVVRLKGGDPFIFGRGGEELQHVAKAGIPFQVVPGVTAAAGVTAYAGIPLTHRDYAQSVAFITGHHRVDGKAPDWSTLARERQTLVIYMGTMKAADISRQLIENGRSAETPVAVISRGTCRDQQVLTGTLQQLEPLSQLAATPALLVIGEVVNLHEQIAWFGDHSRVSASERRPTVVNLA